The following proteins come from a genomic window of Mycolicibacterium rufum:
- a CDS encoding catalase, with protein sequence MAADRGAKETIKDVVKDAKDKVVEAAERLQQHSPKYIPGAPAPEPAPVDEPTSAREPLPPKPDQGGPDLRTATGLSVGGGQTARGQQGEYLTTAQGARLYDTDHSLKAGRRGPTLLQDHHLREKITHFDHERIPERAVHARGAAAHGVFRGNGAAENICTAGFLKSDAETDVFVRFSTVLGSRGSADTVRDTRGFATKFYTDEGTFDLVGNNIPVFFIQDGIKFPDVVHAAKPHPDREIPQAQSAHDTFWDFVSLHTEAQAHTMWNMSDRGIPRSYRMMEGFGVHTFRLTGPDGSTSLVKFHWKPRLGVHSLVWEEAQIAAGMDPDLHRRDLADAIEKGAYPEWELGVQVMPDSPDQMFEGIDLLDPTKLVPEELVPVQVIGSMQLNRNPTNYFAETEQVAFHPGHLVPGIDVTDDPLLQARLFSYLDTQLTRLGGPNFGQIPINRPHAPVNDMLRDGFHQHGVHPGVAPYKPNSLDGGCPFFAGAETGAVIEAPAVVAESTKVRAAPASYDDHFSQVTMFYRSLSPVEQAHVADAYTFELGKCYEQAIKERQLAVLANIDAELCATVAAGLGLEPPVPTTPPAEPIVLSPAVSQVGQRWPTEGRIIGVLVGPESDLGDVWTVVDALGAAKLVPLVIAPHGGVLTHEGGSIPISRTYATARSIEFDALVIAGSPGTVQAKILVDEVFRHFKGIAVLPQGTDLLVRAGVGDGAEGVLRGSQASELAASLIESLGEHRVWNRDVVV encoded by the coding sequence ATGGCAGCCGACCGCGGAGCCAAAGAGACCATCAAGGATGTCGTCAAGGACGCCAAGGACAAGGTGGTGGAGGCCGCCGAGCGGCTCCAGCAGCACAGCCCGAAGTACATTCCCGGGGCACCGGCTCCGGAGCCTGCGCCGGTCGATGAGCCGACCAGCGCGCGTGAGCCGCTCCCGCCGAAACCCGATCAGGGCGGACCCGATCTGCGGACTGCCACCGGCCTCTCCGTCGGTGGCGGTCAGACGGCGCGGGGGCAACAGGGGGAGTACCTCACCACCGCGCAGGGTGCGCGGCTCTACGACACCGATCACTCCCTGAAAGCCGGGCGGCGTGGACCGACGCTGCTGCAGGACCACCATCTCCGGGAGAAGATCACCCACTTCGACCACGAGCGGATCCCCGAGCGGGCGGTGCACGCCCGCGGCGCGGCCGCGCACGGCGTGTTCCGCGGCAACGGCGCCGCAGAGAACATCTGCACGGCGGGCTTCTTGAAGTCGGACGCGGAAACCGATGTCTTCGTGCGCTTTTCGACGGTGCTGGGTTCGCGCGGATCGGCGGACACGGTGCGCGACACGCGAGGATTCGCCACCAAGTTCTACACCGACGAGGGCACGTTCGACCTGGTCGGCAACAACATTCCGGTGTTCTTCATCCAGGACGGCATCAAGTTCCCCGACGTCGTGCACGCCGCCAAACCGCACCCCGATCGTGAGATCCCGCAGGCCCAGAGCGCGCATGACACCTTCTGGGACTTCGTGTCGCTGCACACCGAGGCGCAGGCGCACACCATGTGGAACATGTCCGACCGGGGCATCCCGCGGTCCTACCGGATGATGGAGGGCTTCGGCGTGCACACCTTCCGGCTGACCGGTCCGGATGGTTCGACGTCGCTGGTGAAGTTCCACTGGAAGCCGCGCCTCGGCGTGCACTCGTTGGTGTGGGAGGAGGCGCAGATCGCCGCCGGCATGGATCCGGACCTGCATCGCCGCGACCTCGCCGACGCGATCGAGAAGGGCGCCTACCCCGAATGGGAGCTCGGCGTACAGGTGATGCCGGATTCGCCGGATCAGATGTTCGAGGGCATCGATCTGCTCGACCCCACCAAGCTGGTGCCCGAGGAACTCGTTCCGGTCCAGGTGATCGGCAGCATGCAGCTGAACCGCAATCCCACCAACTACTTCGCCGAAACCGAACAGGTGGCCTTCCATCCCGGGCACCTGGTGCCCGGCATCGACGTCACCGACGATCCGCTGCTGCAGGCACGACTGTTCTCCTATCTGGACACCCAGCTCACCCGCCTGGGCGGACCGAACTTCGGGCAGATTCCGATCAACCGTCCGCATGCACCCGTCAACGACATGCTCCGCGACGGCTTCCACCAGCACGGTGTGCACCCGGGAGTTGCGCCCTACAAGCCGAATTCCCTCGACGGTGGGTGCCCGTTCTTCGCGGGCGCGGAGACCGGCGCGGTCATCGAGGCGCCGGCGGTGGTGGCCGAGTCGACGAAAGTCCGTGCCGCACCGGCGTCTTACGACGACCACTTCAGCCAGGTGACGATGTTCTACCGCAGCCTGAGCCCCGTCGAGCAGGCCCACGTGGCCGACGCGTACACCTTCGAACTGGGCAAGTGCTACGAGCAGGCGATCAAGGAGCGGCAGCTTGCGGTGCTCGCGAATATCGACGCCGAGCTGTGCGCGACGGTCGCCGCGGGGCTCGGACTCGAGCCGCCCGTACCCACCACCCCACCCGCCGAGCCGATTGTGTTGAGTCCTGCGGTGTCACAGGTCGGCCAGCGCTGGCCGACCGAGGGCCGCATCATCGGCGTCCTCGTCGGCCCGGAGTCCGACCTCGGTGACGTGTGGACCGTGGTGGACGCGCTCGGCGCGGCGAAGCTGGTACCGCTGGTGATCGCGCCGCACGGCGGCGTACTCACCCACGAGGGCGGCAGCATACCCATCTCGCGCACGTACGCGACCGCGCGTTCGATCGAGTTCGACGCCCTGGTAATTGCCGGCTCGCCCGGCACGGTGCAGGCCAAGATCCTCGTCGACGAGGTGTTCCGGCACTTCAAGGGGATTGCGGTGCTGCCGCAGGGCACCGATCTGCTGGTCCGGGCGGGTGTGGGCGACGGCGCCGAGGGTGTTCTCCGCGGCTCGCAGGCTTCAGAGTTGGCCGCCTCGCTGATCGAGAGCCTCGGCGAGCACCGGGTCTGGAATCGCGACGTCGTGGTCTGA
- a CDS encoding LLM class F420-dependent oxidoreductase, producing MTRPVRVAVQIQPGGTPDYRTWRDAVLAADDLGVDVIFGYDHFHRPSMKALVDGKPVLSDEQPDVANFEGWTALASWGEITSHADIGLLVTGVGYRNADLLADMARTVDHISGGRLILGLGAGWYEKDYTTYGYDFGTFGSRFDLFDESLIRIENRLAALNPPPVRKLPILIGGTGPKRSLPAIARHADIWHAFAELDTFRRLSDRVDELAAEFGRDGADIERSTLWQDDQSADAFREAGVTLFQTELTADDGYDLSSLKQVLTWRDNG from the coding sequence ATGACCCGTCCCGTCCGCGTCGCCGTACAGATCCAGCCCGGCGGCACGCCTGACTACCGCACGTGGCGCGACGCCGTCCTGGCCGCCGACGACCTCGGTGTGGACGTGATCTTCGGCTACGACCACTTCCACCGTCCGTCGATGAAGGCCCTCGTCGACGGGAAGCCCGTGCTGTCAGACGAACAACCCGACGTCGCGAACTTCGAGGGCTGGACCGCGCTCGCCTCGTGGGGAGAGATCACCTCGCATGCCGACATCGGGCTCCTCGTCACCGGCGTCGGCTACCGCAACGCCGACCTCCTCGCGGACATGGCGCGCACCGTCGACCACATCAGCGGAGGTCGGCTGATCCTCGGCCTCGGTGCGGGATGGTACGAAAAGGACTACACCACCTACGGTTACGACTTCGGGACCTTCGGCTCACGCTTCGATCTGTTCGACGAAAGCCTGATCCGCATCGAGAACCGGCTCGCCGCGCTCAACCCGCCGCCCGTCCGCAAGCTGCCCATCCTCATCGGCGGCACGGGCCCCAAGCGCTCACTGCCCGCCATCGCCCGGCACGCCGACATCTGGCACGCCTTCGCAGAGCTCGACACCTTCCGACGGCTCAGCGACAGGGTCGATGAGCTCGCCGCGGAGTTCGGTCGCGACGGCGCCGACATCGAACGCTCAACGCTGTGGCAGGACGACCAGAGCGCCGATGCCTTCCGCGAGGCAGGCGTCACGCTGTTCCAGACCGAGCTGACCGCCGACGATGGTTATGACCTGAGCTCTCTCAAGCAGGTGCTCACATGGCGAGACAACGGGTAG
- a CDS encoding SDR family NAD(P)-dependent oxidoreductase produces MTITVITGGNKGLGYEAARRLIDVGHTVYLGARDAERGSSAAEELGARFVHLDVADDASVSAAAAEIEQREGHVDVLINNAGVADAMLPPEDVTASAMHDVYTVNVFGIVRMTHAFLPALRAAESPVIVNVSSGLGSFGVVTDPERFESRFATVVYGSSKAAVDMLTVQYAKALPDIRINAVDPGYTATDINANSGHQTVTEGTDAIVRLATIGPDGPTGTLSDRHGPLPW; encoded by the coding sequence ATGACGATCACCGTGATCACCGGCGGCAACAAGGGCCTCGGGTACGAGGCCGCGCGCCGGCTCATCGACGTCGGCCACACCGTCTATCTCGGTGCGCGCGATGCCGAACGCGGTAGCAGCGCGGCCGAAGAACTCGGTGCGCGGTTCGTGCATCTCGACGTCGCCGACGATGCGTCCGTGTCGGCGGCTGCAGCGGAGATCGAGCAGCGCGAAGGACACGTCGACGTCCTGATCAACAACGCGGGCGTCGCGGACGCGATGCTGCCCCCGGAGGACGTCACCGCGTCCGCCATGCACGACGTCTACACCGTGAACGTCTTCGGAATCGTGCGGATGACACACGCCTTCCTGCCGGCGCTACGCGCCGCCGAGTCTCCTGTGATCGTGAACGTCAGCAGCGGCTTGGGTTCCTTCGGTGTGGTGACCGATCCCGAGCGCTTCGAGTCGAGGTTCGCGACCGTGGTGTACGGATCGTCCAAGGCCGCCGTCGACATGCTCACGGTGCAGTATGCGAAGGCGCTACCCGACATCCGGATCAACGCGGTCGACCCGGGCTACACCGCTACCGACATCAACGCCAACAGCGGCCATCAGACCGTCACCGAAGGCACCGATGCCATCGTGCGTCTCGCCACGATCGGGCCCGACGGGCCGACGGGCACGCTCTCGGATCGCCACGGACCTCTGCCGTGGTGA
- a CDS encoding GMC family oxidoreductase encodes MAEFDFIIVGAGSAGCLLANRLSANPDHRVLLIEAGGDDDWFWIKVPVGYLYTIANPRTDWCFTTEADPGLAGRSIIYARGRVIGGCSSINAMIHMRGQASDYELWAQATGDERWLWGGPDRPGETLALYKELEDYFGGADEWHGAGGEIRVERPRVRWKILDAWQAAAAEMGIVPIEEFNRGDNSGSAYFHVNQRRGRRWSMADAFLHPVTHRPNLTVYTRTQALRLLMDDQVHDHQRRGAWTTAQHRATGLRLLKDGQVIDVRARREVILSAGAVGSPHLLQVSGVGPAKLLAEHDVPVAVDLHGVGENLQDHLQLRTVYRVRGARTVNTLYRNWITRAGMGLQYLVLRSGPLTMPPSTLGAFARSEPGLATPDMEWHVQPLSLPKFGEALHPFAAITPSVCNLRPTSRGHVRLTGADTRSDPKIFCNYLSTDADRDVAVRGLRMTRKIMAASALARYSPQEMLPGSSVVSDEDMENAARELGTTIFHPVGTCAMGAFDARGLPRSAATVLDTDCRVFGVAGLRVADASAMPTITSGNTNAPVMLIAERAARAILG; translated from the coding sequence GTGGCCGAATTCGACTTCATCATCGTGGGGGCAGGCAGTGCGGGCTGCCTGCTCGCCAACCGGCTCAGCGCCAACCCCGATCACCGCGTGCTGCTGATCGAGGCAGGCGGTGACGACGACTGGTTCTGGATCAAGGTGCCGGTGGGCTACCTGTACACCATCGCCAACCCCCGCACCGACTGGTGCTTCACGACGGAGGCCGATCCCGGTCTGGCCGGCCGCAGCATCATCTACGCGCGGGGCCGGGTCATCGGCGGCTGCTCCTCGATCAACGCGATGATCCACATGCGCGGGCAGGCCAGCGATTACGAGCTGTGGGCGCAGGCGACCGGCGACGAGCGCTGGCTCTGGGGTGGCCCGGACCGTCCGGGCGAGACCCTGGCCCTCTACAAGGAGTTGGAAGACTACTTCGGCGGAGCCGACGAGTGGCACGGCGCCGGCGGTGAGATCCGGGTCGAGCGGCCCCGTGTGCGCTGGAAGATTCTCGACGCCTGGCAGGCCGCCGCCGCCGAGATGGGCATCGTGCCGATCGAGGAGTTCAACCGCGGCGACAACTCCGGCAGCGCGTACTTTCATGTCAACCAACGGCGCGGGCGGCGCTGGTCGATGGCCGATGCCTTCCTGCACCCCGTCACCCACCGCCCCAATCTCACCGTCTACACCCGGACGCAGGCCCTCCGGCTCCTGATGGATGATCAGGTTCACGACCACCAGCGGCGCGGTGCCTGGACCACCGCGCAGCACCGTGCCACCGGCCTACGACTACTCAAGGACGGACAGGTCATCGACGTCCGGGCCCGCCGGGAGGTGATCCTGAGCGCCGGTGCCGTCGGTTCACCGCATCTGCTACAGGTTTCGGGAGTGGGGCCGGCCAAGCTGCTCGCCGAGCATGACGTCCCGGTGGCCGTCGATCTGCACGGCGTCGGCGAGAACCTCCAGGACCATCTGCAGCTGCGAACGGTCTACCGGGTGCGGGGCGCGCGAACCGTCAACACGTTGTACCGCAACTGGATCACCCGCGCGGGCATGGGACTTCAGTACCTCGTGTTGCGATCAGGACCCCTGACGATGCCGCCGTCCACTCTGGGTGCGTTCGCCAGAAGCGAGCCGGGGCTGGCCACCCCGGACATGGAGTGGCATGTGCAACCGTTGTCGTTGCCCAAGTTCGGTGAAGCGCTCCATCCCTTCGCCGCCATCACGCCCTCGGTCTGCAATCTGCGGCCCACCTCGCGCGGGCACGTGCGCCTGACCGGCGCGGACACCCGGAGCGACCCGAAGATCTTCTGCAACTACCTGTCCACCGATGCCGATCGCGATGTCGCGGTACGCGGCCTGCGGATGACACGGAAGATCATGGCCGCGTCGGCACTCGCCCGCTACTCGCCGCAGGAAATGCTTCCCGGGTCTTCCGTGGTGAGCGACGAGGACATGGAGAACGCGGCCCGGGAACTGGGGACCACGATCTTCCATCCGGTGGGCACCTGTGCCATGGGTGCGTTCGACGCACGGGGCCTGCCGCGGTCGGCCGCCACGGTGCTCGACACCGACTGCCGCGTGTTCGGGGTCGCCGGCCTGCGCGTGGCCGATGCGTCGGCAATGCCGACGATCACGTCCGGGAACACCAACGCGCCGGTCATGCTGATCGCCGAGCGCGCGGCGCGAGCGATCCTGGGTTGA
- a CDS encoding SDR family oxidoreductase has translation MSNQFSTQTELFDLTGKRGLVTGGTRGIGMMIARGLLQAGARVVISSRSAEACARAQEQLTPFGDVWAVPADLSRHDECQRLAHLVTADDRNLDILVNNAGALWDEPLATFPDAAWDTVLDLNLKAPFWLVQALLPALRTAGAADDPARIINIGSIAALHIPDRPNYSYSSSKAALHQLTRVLAKELGPQHITVNAVAPGPFPSTMMAATLDEFGEAIAASAPLRRIGRADDMAGVAVFLASRAGAYLTGAVVPVDGGIATTA, from the coding sequence ATGAGCAACCAATTCTCCACACAAACAGAGCTTTTCGATCTGACCGGCAAGCGCGGTCTCGTCACCGGTGGCACCAGGGGCATCGGGATGATGATCGCGCGGGGGCTCCTCCAAGCGGGAGCGCGGGTGGTCATCAGCTCACGCAGCGCCGAAGCGTGCGCTCGCGCGCAGGAACAGCTGACACCCTTCGGCGACGTCTGGGCTGTCCCCGCCGACCTGTCCCGGCACGACGAGTGTCAGCGCCTCGCTCACCTCGTCACGGCGGACGACCGAAATCTCGACATCCTCGTCAACAACGCGGGCGCACTGTGGGACGAGCCGTTGGCGACGTTTCCGGACGCGGCCTGGGACACGGTCCTCGACCTCAACCTGAAGGCGCCGTTCTGGCTGGTGCAAGCACTGCTGCCGGCACTGCGCACCGCCGGCGCCGCTGACGATCCCGCGCGGATCATCAACATCGGCAGCATCGCCGCCCTCCACATTCCCGACCGGCCCAACTACTCGTACTCCAGCAGCAAAGCCGCGCTGCATCAACTCACCCGGGTGCTCGCCAAGGAACTCGGCCCGCAACACATCACGGTCAACGCCGTGGCCCCGGGGCCGTTCCCGTCGACGATGATGGCGGCAACCCTGGACGAGTTCGGCGAGGCGATCGCGGCGTCGGCTCCGCTGCGCCGGATCGGCCGCGCCGACGACATGGCGGGTGTCGCCGTGTTCCTTGCCAGCCGTGCGGGCGCTTACCTCACGGGCGCCGTCGTCCCTGTCGATGGGGGGATCGCGACCACCGCGTGA
- a CDS encoding DJ-1/PfpI family protein: MHIAILTFEGFNELDSLIALGVLNRVTTEGWRVSIATPTAQVTSMNGVSIGQMSTLEDAVLADAVIVGSGIATREVVEDPTIMGVLRGLDPQRQLIAAQCSGALVLARLGLLHDVPACTDLTTKPWVIAAGVDVLDQPFFARGNVATAGGCLASHYLAAWLIARLCGEDEAVAALHYVAPVGEKQEYIDRAWRNIAPHLNVSPRAPHADDGRIRLVRP, translated from the coding sequence ATGCACATCGCGATCCTGACCTTCGAGGGCTTCAACGAGCTCGATTCGCTGATCGCACTGGGGGTTCTCAACCGTGTCACGACGGAGGGGTGGCGGGTCAGCATCGCGACGCCGACTGCTCAGGTGACGTCGATGAACGGCGTCAGCATCGGGCAGATGTCGACGTTGGAGGACGCGGTCTTGGCCGATGCGGTGATCGTCGGCAGTGGGATCGCGACCCGCGAGGTGGTGGAGGATCCCACGATCATGGGGGTGCTGCGCGGCCTCGACCCGCAGCGTCAACTGATCGCCGCGCAGTGCTCCGGGGCTCTGGTTCTGGCCAGGCTCGGCCTGCTGCACGACGTGCCTGCCTGCACCGACCTGACGACGAAGCCGTGGGTGATCGCAGCCGGCGTCGACGTGCTGGATCAGCCGTTCTTCGCCAGGGGCAACGTCGCCACCGCCGGTGGTTGTCTGGCGTCGCACTATCTCGCGGCCTGGCTGATCGCGCGTCTGTGCGGAGAAGATGAGGCGGTAGCGGCCCTGCACTATGTCGCCCCGGTCGGCGAGAAGCAGGAGTACATCGACCGGGCGTGGCGCAACATCGCTCCGCACCTGAACGTCAGTCCGCGAGCACCTCACGCAGACGACGGGCGAATTCGCCTGGTGCGCCCATGA
- a CDS encoding helix-turn-helix domain-containing protein yields the protein MAATLDLRTDIRDFLRSRRARITPEMAGLPARGGRRRVEGLRREEVALLAGVSVEYYVRIERGSLAGTSAGVLHALAAALQLSAAERDHLVHLARQAGAPAGRRDVTPPPTVRPALQEMLDAMTGAPALIRNGRHDVLATNRLGRALYSPVLADESRPPNTARFVYLNPSEAETFFVEYDQVGRNVAATLRMEVGRHPDDEQLLDLVGELCTRSQLFRQRWASHDVRLHGYGSKRVNHPAVGRLDLNFESMDLPTDPGLHVNVYTAPAGSPTADALARLASWDTPETSTRELHALSG from the coding sequence GTGGCCGCCACACTTGATCTGCGCACCGACATCCGAGATTTTCTGAGGTCGCGTCGCGCCCGCATCACCCCTGAGATGGCTGGATTGCCCGCCCGCGGGGGAAGACGTCGGGTCGAGGGCCTACGCCGAGAGGAGGTCGCGCTGCTTGCCGGCGTCTCGGTCGAGTATTACGTCCGCATCGAGCGCGGCAGCCTGGCGGGCACCTCGGCAGGCGTGCTCCACGCGCTCGCCGCGGCCCTGCAGCTCTCCGCGGCGGAGCGCGATCACCTGGTGCACCTCGCACGCCAGGCGGGGGCACCCGCCGGCCGACGGGACGTCACGCCACCTCCGACGGTGCGTCCGGCACTGCAGGAGATGCTCGACGCCATGACCGGTGCGCCGGCCTTGATCCGCAATGGGCGCCACGACGTGCTCGCGACCAATCGCCTCGGGCGCGCGCTGTACTCACCCGTGTTGGCCGACGAGTCGCGGCCGCCCAACACAGCGCGGTTCGTGTACCTGAATCCCAGCGAGGCCGAGACGTTCTTCGTCGAGTATGACCAGGTGGGCCGAAATGTGGCCGCCACGCTGCGGATGGAGGTGGGCCGTCATCCCGATGACGAGCAGCTCCTGGATCTGGTGGGCGAACTCTGCACGCGCAGTCAACTTTTCCGGCAGCGGTGGGCATCTCACGACGTGCGGTTGCACGGATACGGGAGCAAGCGCGTCAACCACCCGGCGGTGGGCCGGCTCGACCTGAACTTCGAGTCCATGGATCTGCCCACCGATCCCGGCCTGCATGTGAACGTCTACACCGCACCTGCGGGAAGTCCGACCGCTGACGCCCTGGCCCGCTTGGCGTCATGGGACACCCCGGAGACGTCGACGAGGGAGCTTCATGCCCTCAGCGGATGA
- a CDS encoding PLP-dependent aminotransferase family protein: MPAARYKRLVDAFAARIRAGELRSGTQLPTHRQLAAREGVAVVTASRVYAELEAMGLVSSEQGRGTFVRDQTVPPGHGIDQHALGADTVDLNFNYPTLPGQADLLRRALRELAGSGDLEALLRYQPHGGRERDRAAVATHLLNRGLDTTPDRIALVDGAQHGLTVTALAALQPGDVVAADAITYPGFTVIADALRLELAPIPTTSTGPDVDALARLCRHRPVRAVYAMPTLHNPLGYVMDEDVRQQVIAVARRYGLLIIEDASYAYLAHRPPPPLAATAPDITVYVSGFSKNVATGLRVGYVVAPQTRMPAIERAIRATTWNTPAVTTAVVTRWLEDGTVDRLEADKRADAERRQAIAQNILTPLRQQAYPSSYFTWLPLPDDARADRIAAALARQRISVSTAEPFAITEHVPQAIRLALGSTDLSTLAGALTTVRRAIDDDRHR, from the coding sequence GTGCCCGCGGCCCGCTACAAGCGACTCGTCGACGCCTTCGCGGCCCGGATCCGGGCCGGTGAACTCCGGTCCGGAACGCAGCTGCCCACCCATCGCCAGCTCGCGGCACGGGAAGGAGTCGCTGTCGTCACCGCGTCGCGTGTCTACGCCGAACTCGAGGCAATGGGGCTTGTCAGCAGCGAGCAGGGCCGCGGAACGTTCGTTCGCGATCAGACTGTTCCCCCGGGGCACGGGATCGACCAGCACGCCCTCGGCGCCGACACCGTCGACCTCAACTTCAACTACCCCACGCTGCCCGGCCAGGCCGATCTGCTTCGCCGGGCATTGCGCGAACTGGCCGGCTCCGGCGACCTGGAAGCGCTTCTGCGCTACCAACCGCACGGCGGACGGGAACGCGACCGGGCCGCCGTCGCCACCCACCTGCTTAACCGGGGGCTCGACACCACCCCCGATCGCATCGCCCTGGTCGACGGCGCTCAGCACGGGCTGACTGTCACCGCCCTCGCCGCGTTGCAGCCCGGCGACGTCGTCGCTGCCGACGCCATCACCTATCCCGGATTCACCGTGATCGCCGACGCTCTTCGGCTCGAATTGGCGCCGATCCCAACAACTTCGACCGGTCCCGATGTGGATGCCCTTGCACGCCTGTGCCGTCACCGGCCGGTACGCGCTGTGTACGCCATGCCCACACTGCACAACCCCCTGGGCTACGTCATGGACGAGGATGTCCGGCAGCAGGTGATCGCGGTTGCCCGTCGATACGGGCTGCTGATCATCGAGGACGCTTCCTACGCCTATCTCGCTCACCGACCCCCGCCGCCGCTGGCCGCCACGGCACCCGACATCACCGTCTACGTGTCCGGATTCTCCAAGAACGTCGCCACCGGATTGCGGGTCGGATACGTCGTCGCGCCGCAAACGCGTATGCCCGCCATCGAACGAGCGATCCGGGCAACCACCTGGAACACCCCCGCCGTGACCACGGCTGTGGTCACCCGCTGGCTCGAGGACGGCACGGTCGACCGCCTCGAAGCCGACAAGCGCGCGGACGCCGAGCGGCGGCAAGCAATCGCCCAGAACATCCTGACGCCCCTGCGACAGCAGGCGTATCCGTCGTCCTACTTCACCTGGCTACCGCTTCCGGACGACGCCCGCGCCGACCGGATCGCTGCCGCGCTTGCACGACAACGGATCTCGGTGTCCACGGCCGAGCCCTTCGCCATCACCGAGCACGTGCCACAGGCGATCCGCCTTGCCCTCGGCTCCACTGATCTCAGCACGCTTGCCGGCGCACTCACTACGGTTCGCCGCGCCATCGACGACGACCGTCATCGGTGA
- a CDS encoding dihydrofolate reductase family protein, giving the protein MSRTRVHNLNISVDGYAAGDHVTFDAPIGGAERLFSGFDGRFIHGIDRVDAPITVDRALTTLWGQGVGAEIMGRRKFGPQQGDWPDDGWQGWWGDEPPFRTPVFVMTHHPRSPIEFANGTTFHFVDAPPREVLRLARQAANGHDVRLGGGPSTVRQFLEADLVDFLHLVVVPVVLGSGVSLWEGLGDVEDRFTVESIASQSGLVHQLWSRKAIAAS; this is encoded by the coding sequence ATGTCCCGCACCCGGGTCCACAACCTGAACATTTCCGTCGACGGCTACGCAGCCGGCGACCACGTGACGTTCGACGCCCCGATCGGCGGTGCCGAACGATTGTTCAGTGGTTTCGACGGACGCTTCATCCACGGGATCGACCGTGTCGACGCACCGATCACCGTCGACCGTGCCCTGACCACGTTGTGGGGCCAGGGCGTCGGGGCCGAGATCATGGGAAGGCGTAAATTCGGGCCCCAGCAGGGTGACTGGCCCGATGACGGATGGCAGGGCTGGTGGGGTGACGAGCCGCCGTTTCGGACCCCTGTGTTCGTCATGACCCATCATCCGCGCTCCCCCATCGAGTTCGCGAACGGCACGACCTTCCACTTCGTCGACGCGCCACCGCGCGAGGTCCTGCGGTTGGCACGGCAGGCCGCGAACGGTCACGATGTGCGTCTCGGCGGCGGCCCGTCGACGGTGCGGCAGTTTCTCGAGGCCGATCTGGTCGACTTTCTGCACCTGGTAGTCGTGCCCGTGGTCCTCGGGAGCGGCGTCTCCCTCTGGGAGGGCCTGGGTGACGTCGAAGACCGCTTCACGGTCGAGAGCATCGCCTCGCAAAGCGGACTTGTTCATCAGTTGTGGAGCAGGAAAGCCATCGCCGCATCGTGA
- a CDS encoding pyridoxamine 5'-phosphate oxidase family protein — protein sequence MLGTLDADDVEAELRTGVVGRIGCLSDGRPYVVPVCYAYRDGCVYGHSMPGAKLTALHRSATVCFEVENITDLSNWRSVIGWGTTELLEGEAARNGLVLLLDRLAPVLGTEFVAAHAAARSGAEFAGTVYRIHLTEKTGRFETSEGADASRAE from the coding sequence ATGCTGGGGACCCTCGATGCCGACGATGTGGAAGCCGAGCTGCGTACGGGAGTCGTCGGCCGTATCGGGTGTCTGAGCGACGGGCGACCGTATGTCGTGCCCGTCTGCTACGCCTACCGAGACGGTTGCGTCTACGGTCACTCGATGCCGGGTGCGAAGCTCACCGCACTGCACCGCAGCGCGACGGTGTGCTTCGAGGTCGAAAACATCACGGACCTGTCGAACTGGCGCAGTGTCATCGGCTGGGGGACAACAGAACTGCTCGAGGGCGAGGCCGCCCGAAACGGACTGGTCCTGCTTCTGGATCGGCTGGCGCCGGTCCTCGGGACGGAATTCGTTGCCGCTCACGCCGCTGCCCGGTCGGGAGCGGAGTTCGCGGGCACCGTGTACCGGATCCACCTGACGGAGAAGACCGGCCGTTTCGAGACATCCGAGGGTGCCGACGCCTCTCGGGCCGAGTGA